CGATCGTTCTCTTCATTCGGCCTACAGCATACTCTGGATTCTCGGGACATGCATGCAAGCAGGATGCAGAAGATTCCAGGAACGTCGTTCGCGAGCGAAAGACGCCGCGCGTCAACGCGAGTGGGCCTTTCCCCGACCTGCTAGAGTAGCGGGTCCGAAACTCCTCGGAGGGAAGAAATGTCTGCGCTCTCGAACCCGGTGATGCGCGTGCTTTGCGCGTCCGCAATCGCCGCCTTTCTGGCCCTGGGCGGTCTTCCGGTATCGGCTCAGGCCGCGGATCAGATCACATTGAAGAAGGGGCTGTGGAATTTTGAAACGACTTCGGTGATGTCGATGATGCCGGAGCCGAAGACCGGCCGCTCCAGCGAATGCATAAAAGATGACCGATTTGATCCACTTGCTGAAATGACCAAGGGTGGGGACTGCAAGATTCAAGAGCGTTCCCGGAGCGGCCAGACGCTGAAGTGGAAGATGCTGTGCTCCAACGCCATGGGTGGCCCTCCGATGGAAGGCAGTGGCGAGATGACCTCGACCGGAGATTCGGTCACCGGAAAGATGGTGAGCCGCATCGACATGGCCGGTTCTCCCATCGAGATTGATATCACCTGGAAGGGCCGTTTCGCCGGACCGTGCAAGTAGCCGGCAAGTACGCAACTAACGATACTGAAGACTGCATCGGATCGTGAAGTTTGGCGTTTCCCGATGGCTCGGGTTCGCGTAAACTGGACTTTGTGTTGCAGGGGTTGGTGAGTCCGGTTTGACTCGAGTTGCGTGTGCCCTTCTCGTTTTGCAGTTGCTACAGGTTCATCCTGGTGCTCGTTCTTCTGATGGAGGTCGCACCAGATGCAGCGCGTGCGCAACTCGCTTCCGTGGGGCAGGTAGACGTCGTTCCCTATGAGGTCTCCAGCGGACCCATGTCCAATCCAGACGACACCGAGCAAGTCGTGTTCCACGAGCGGATCGAGGTCGAGGGTGCCGACTGGATCCGCATCCGTTTTTCGAACGTCTCTCTGGTTGAAGACGGGAGGCTCGAAATTGCCGGTGCCAGCGGACAGGTGCAAGTGATTCGCGCCGCCGATGTGCCAGCGGACGGTCGGATCCTATCGGCGATGTGGGGCGCCGGGGTACTGGATCTGAGCCTGGTTCTGGAGCCGGGAGGCGTAAGCGCGGGGATCGCGACAGAAGAGTTGCATGTCGGTAGCCAGGGGGGGGCCACCCCTGCTTCCGCGCGCGATCTGTGGAACGAGCGACGATCGCATTCTCGTTCAAACCCCGGCCCCCTGCATCGTACGCATGATCGGAGCTGACGGTCGCTGGGCCACGGGTTTCATGATTTCCGACAATCAACTGGTGACGGCCGGGCATGTCGCGATTGCGTTGGATTATCCATGGTCGATCCACGCCAATGTCCCTCCGTCCGTGGGCGGGGTCGTCGCCATGCCCTTGCCGGAGGATCAATTCCTCGTTTCTGACGCGAACCAGGCGCAAGTCGTATTGGGCAGCCCGTTCCTGGCGGGGCACGACTGGGCCATTGCGACCGTAGAAGGAAATGGCGTGCGCAATCCGGGGGAGAACTGTCTCGCACAGTATTCCTGCGGTTTCGATGCGAATGATGCGGGACGTGTCGTGACGGTATCGGGTTTCGGTCTCGACGACGAACCCGAACGCAATGGTGTCTTGCAGTCGGACACAGGGCCGAGCGTCGGAGGTGGCGTGAATGCCTATGACGTCCGCTATCAGCTGGACACGCGTGAAAGTAACAGCGGTTCGCCCATCATCGACGAAACGGGGCTGATCGTCGGCGTTCATGCGTTCGGAAATTGCGGAGGCACCGACACTATTCCGCTCGGAGACAACGGAGGGAGCCTGTTCTCGAACCCAGGGTTTCTGCAAGCCCTGGAAGACGTCGCGGGAAAGGTGGTCTGCGATGGAGCGTCAGGGCTCGCGGTGCCTGTGCCCGTTCAGTCGAGGCCCTGGAGGAATCTGCTCGTTGCTTCTCTGCTCGCGTTGTCGCTCGCGTTTCAATCCATCAGCCCCAGGTCCATCTCGCCGCCGTTGTACAAATCGACGATCTCCGATTCGGACAGAACACCCCGCCAGATCGCCATGGAGTGAATTCCTCCGGCGTATGGCGAGTAGGCCGATGTCGTGAGCCCGAGCATGACGGTTCGCGGACTGGCACTCGGCGATCCGGATTGTGCCTGTACGGCATGTCCGGTAACCTGCACGCCGTTCACGAATACCGTCACTACG
The DNA window shown above is from bacterium and carries:
- a CDS encoding S1 family peptidase, which produces MIGADGRWATGFMISDNQLVTAGHVAIALDYPWSIHANVPPSVGGVVAMPLPEDQFLVSDANQAQVVLGSPFLAGHDWAIATVEGNGVRNPGENCLAQYSCGFDANDAGRVVTVSGFGLDDEPERNGVLQSDTGPSVGGGVNAYDVRYQLDTRESNSGSPIIDETGLIVGVHAFGNCGGTDTIPLGDNGGSLFSNPGFLQALEDVAGKVVCDGASGLAVPVPVQSRPWRNLLVASLLALSLAFQSISPRSISPPLYKSTISDSDRTPRQIAME
- a CDS encoding DUF3617 family protein, with the protein product MSALSNPVMRVLCASAIAAFLALGGLPVSAQAADQITLKKGLWNFETTSVMSMMPEPKTGRSSECIKDDRFDPLAEMTKGGDCKIQERSRSGQTLKWKMLCSNAMGGPPMEGSGEMTSTGDSVTGKMVSRIDMAGSPIEIDITWKGRFAGPCK